The Streptococcus sp. VT 162 genome has a window encoding:
- a CDS encoding DNA primase, with product MVDKQVIEEIKNNANIVEVIGDVISLQKAGRNYLGLCPFHGEKTPSFNVVEDKQFYHCFGCGRSGDVFKFIEEYQRVSFMEAVQLLGERVGIQLAMPVQSRPQQASPYQALYDMHEEAARFYHAILMTTKMGEEARAYLYKRGLTDDVLKHFQIGLAPAERTYLYQRLADKFEEKDLLDSGLFYLSDGNQFYDTFFGRIIFPLTNDKGQVIAFSGRIWQETDSQTAKYKNSRSTAIFNKSYELYHLDKAKKGTGKITELYLMEGFMDVIAAYRAGIENAVASMGTALSKEHVDHLKRFTKKIVLSYDGDKAGQAATAKALEELKDFSVEVVRVPDAMDPDEYLQKNSAEDLAYLLTKTRISPIEFYIHQLKPENSDNLQAQIEFIEKIAPLIAKEKSITAQNSYIHILADNLPSFDYQQVEQIVNESRIVQRQERVKEEQPPAAISIPVTRQLTAVMRAEAHLLYRMAENPVVLNDYRLREDFFFDTPEFQILYELLSEQGEIGSEELSHQTPEVENAWYHVLSLDLPAEMSPQELAEVEATRNRALLSKDNLRIKKKVQEASHVGDTDTALEELQRLISQKRRME from the coding sequence ATGGTTGACAAGCAAGTCATTGAAGAAATCAAAAACAATGCCAACATTGTGGAAGTCATAGGTGATGTGATTTCTTTACAAAAGGCTGGACGGAACTATTTAGGGCTCTGTCCTTTTCATGGTGAAAAGACCCCCTCTTTCAACGTTGTGGAAGACAAGCAGTTTTATCACTGTTTTGGATGTGGGCGTTCAGGAGATGTTTTTAAGTTCATCGAAGAATACCAACGCGTGTCCTTCATGGAAGCCGTTCAGCTCTTAGGAGAGCGCGTCGGTATTCAACTGGCTATGCCTGTACAGTCTCGTCCTCAACAGGCTTCCCCTTATCAAGCTCTATATGATATGCATGAAGAAGCGGCCCGCTTTTACCATGCCATCCTCATGACGACCAAGATGGGAGAAGAAGCAAGGGCTTATCTCTACAAACGCGGATTGACAGACGATGTTCTGAAGCACTTCCAGATTGGACTGGCTCCAGCAGAGAGAACTTATCTCTATCAACGTTTGGCTGACAAGTTTGAGGAAAAGGATTTATTGGATTCGGGCTTGTTTTATCTGTCAGATGGTAATCAATTTTATGATACTTTTTTTGGACGGATCATCTTTCCTTTGACCAATGACAAGGGGCAGGTTATTGCATTTTCAGGTCGTATCTGGCAAGAAACGGATAGTCAGACTGCCAAATATAAAAATAGTCGCTCGACTGCAATTTTTAACAAGAGTTACGAATTGTATCATTTGGACAAGGCAAAAAAGGGAACAGGTAAGATTACAGAACTCTATCTGATGGAAGGCTTCATGGATGTGATCGCAGCCTACCGTGCTGGTATAGAAAATGCTGTAGCTTCCATGGGAACAGCCTTAAGCAAGGAGCATGTTGATCACCTCAAACGCTTTACCAAAAAAATTGTTCTCAGCTATGATGGCGACAAGGCAGGGCAGGCAGCAACAGCCAAGGCACTAGAGGAGTTAAAAGACTTTTCAGTGGAGGTTGTTCGAGTACCTGATGCCATGGACCCAGATGAGTATTTGCAAAAGAATTCTGCTGAAGACCTGGCTTACCTTTTAACCAAGACTCGGATCAGTCCTATAGAGTTCTATATTCACCAGCTCAAGCCGGAAAATAGTGATAACTTGCAGGCGCAAATTGAGTTCATTGAAAAGATTGCGCCCCTAATCGCCAAAGAAAAGTCTATCACTGCCCAGAATTCTTATATCCACATTCTAGCAGATAATCTCCCTTCCTTTGATTACCAGCAGGTGGAACAGATTGTAAATGAAAGTCGGATTGTTCAGAGGCAGGAAAGAGTCAAAGAGGAGCAACCTCCAGCAGCGATTAGTATACCTGTAACGCGACAATTGACAGCAGTCATGAGAGCAGAGGCTCATCTCCTTTATAGGATGGCTGAGAACCCAGTTGTGTTAAATGACTACCGATTAAGAGAAGATTTTTTCTTTGATACCCCAGAATTTCAGATTCTTTACGAATTATTAAGTGAGCAGGGAGAAATCGGCTCAGAGGAGCTTTCTCATCAGACGCCTGAGGTTGAAAATGCCTGGTACCACGTGCTTAGCTTGGATTTGCCAGCTGAGATGTCGCCTCAAGAGCTAGCGGAGGTCGAAGCGACTCGAAACCGTGCCCTCCTTAGCAAGGATAACTTAAGAATTAAAAAGAAAGTGCAGGAAGCTAGTCATGTAGGAGATACAGACACAGCCTTGGAAGAATTGCAACGATTGATTTCCCAAAAGAGAAGAATGGAGTAA
- a CDS encoding glycosyltransferase, producing MEGMENEKLRINMLSSSEKVAGQGVSGAYRELVSLLHRDAKDQLIVTENLPVEADITHFHTIDFPYYLSTFQKKRSGRKIGYVHFLPDTLEGSLKIPFFLKGIVKRYVFSFYNRMEHLVVVNPMFIEDLVAAGIPREKVTYIPNFVNKEKWHPLPAEQVAQLRKEMDLAEDQFVVIGAGQVQKRKGIDDFIRLAEELPEITFIWAGGFSFGGMTDGYERYKKIMDNPPKNLIFPGIVSPERMRELYAMADLFLLPSYNELFPMTILEAASCEAPIMLRDLDLYKVILDGNYRATSDVSEMREAILEYKNDPEALKDLKEKAREISKEYSEEHLLEIWLKFYREQAALGKK from the coding sequence ATGGAAGGTATGGAAAACGAAAAATTGCGTATTAATATGCTGAGTTCAAGTGAAAAAGTAGCTGGTCAAGGAGTGTCAGGAGCTTATCGAGAATTGGTTAGTCTCCTTCACCGTGATGCCAAAGACCAGTTGATTGTTACAGAGAATCTCCCTGTAGAAGCGGATATAACTCATTTTCACACCATTGATTTCCCTTATTATTTATCTACTTTTCAAAAGAAACGCTCTGGGAGAAAAATTGGCTATGTGCATTTTTTGCCTGATACGCTTGAGGGGAGTTTGAAGATTCCATTTTTCCTAAAAGGAATTGTCAAACGCTATGTTTTTTCCTTTTACAACCGAATGGAACACTTGGTGGTGGTCAATCCCATGTTTATCGAGGATTTGGTGGCTGCTGGTATTCCGCGTGAAAAAGTAACTTATATTCCAAACTTTGTAAACAAAGAAAAATGGCATCCATTACCAGCTGAACAAGTTGCTCAACTCCGGAAGGAAATGGATCTCGCGGAAGATCAGTTTGTCGTAATCGGTGCGGGTCAGGTTCAGAAACGTAAAGGAATTGATGATTTTATCCGTCTTGCTGAGGAATTGCCAGAAATTACCTTTATCTGGGCAGGTGGTTTTTCATTTGGTGGGATGACAGATGGTTATGAACGCTACAAGAAGATAATGGACAATCCACCCAAAAATCTTATTTTCCCTGGAATTGTGTCACCGGAACGGATGCGGGAACTTTACGCTATGGCGGATCTATTCTTGCTACCAAGTTACAATGAATTATTCCCTATGACTATCTTAGAGGCCGCTAGTTGCGAGGCTCCTATTATGTTAAGAGATTTGGATCTGTATAAGGTTATTCTTGATGGGAATTATCGTGCTACAAGTGATGTTTCCGAGATGAGAGAAGCAATCCTAGAATACAAGAATGACCCTGAAGCCTTAAAGGACTTGAAAGAAAAAGCTCGTGAGATCTCCAAAGAGTACTCTGAGGAGCATTTGTTGGAAATCTGGTTAAAATTTTATCGAGAACAGGCTGCTTTGGGCAAAAAGTGA
- a CDS encoding phosphoenolpyruvate carboxylase encodes MSLQKLENYSNKAVVQEEVLILTELLEDITKNMLAPETFEKIIQLKELSTSENYQGLNDLVTSLSNEEMIYISRYFSILPLLINISEDVDLAYEINHQNNVDQDYLGKLSTTIKMVAEKENAAEILEKLNVVPVLTAHPTQVQRKSMLDLTNHIHTLLRKYRDVKLGLINKEKWHTDLRRYIEIIMQTDMIREKKLKVTNEITNVMEYYQSSFLNAVPRLTAEYKKMAKEQGIDLQHPKPITMGMWIGGDRDGNPFVTAETLNKSALTQCEVIMNYYDEKIYNLYREFSLSTSIVNVSDKVREMALKSQDNSIYREKELYRRALFDIQAKMQATKAYLIEDKELQPRYATADEFYQDLLAIRDSLLENKGEYLISGEFVELMQAVEIFGFYLASIDMRQDSSVHEACVAELLASAGINDHYSDLSEDEKCALLLKELEEDPRILSATHAEKSELLEKELSIFKTARKLKDKLGENVIRQTIISHATSVSDMLELAIMLKEVGLVDAQKARVQIVPLFETIEDLDHSEETMRRYFSLPLAKKWIASKDNYQEIMLGYSDSNKDGGYLSSCWTLYKAQQQLTAIGDEFGVKVTFFHGRGGTVGRGGGPTYEAITSQPLKSIKDRIRLTEQGEVIGNKYGNKDAAYYNLEMLVSAAINRMITKKKSDTNTSNRYEAIMDQVVDRSYDIYRDLVFGNEHFYDYFFESSPIKAISSFNIGSRPAARKTITEIGGLRAIPWVFSWSQSRVMFPGWYGVGSSFKEFIDQDPKNIEFLRDMYQNWPFFQSLLSNVDMVLSKSNMNIAFEYAKLCEDEEVQAIYYTILDEWQLTKDVILAIEGYDELLAENSYLKDSLNYRMPYFNILNYIQLELIKRQRRGELSADEEKLIHTTINGIATGLRNSG; translated from the coding sequence ATGTCTCTTCAAAAATTAGAAAACTATAGTAATAAAGCAGTCGTCCAAGAAGAAGTCTTGATTCTGACTGAGCTATTAGAAGATATCACAAAAAATATGCTGGCGCCAGAAACCTTTGAAAAGATTATCCAGTTGAAGGAATTATCAACTAGCGAGAATTATCAAGGGCTCAATGACCTAGTGACCAGTCTTTCGAATGAAGAAATGATTTACATTTCACGCTATTTCTCTATCCTTCCACTTTTGATTAATATCTCTGAGGATGTGGATTTGGCCTATGAAATCAATCACCAAAACAATGTGGACCAAGACTATCTAGGAAAACTATCTACAACGATTAAGATGGTAGCTGAAAAAGAAAATGCAGCCGAAATTTTAGAAAAGTTAAATGTCGTTCCTGTCTTGACCGCTCATCCAACGCAAGTACAACGCAAGAGTATGCTGGACTTGACCAACCATATCCATACGCTTTTGCGCAAGTACCGTGATGTCAAACTCGGTTTGATTAATAAAGAAAAATGGCACACGGATCTCCGTCGTTATATTGAAATTATCATGCAAACGGACATGATTCGTGAGAAAAAATTGAAAGTAACCAACGAAATCACCAACGTGATGGAGTATTACCAAAGTTCTTTCCTGAATGCTGTTCCACGTTTGACAGCTGAGTATAAAAAAATGGCAAAAGAACAAGGTATCGATCTCCAACATCCAAAACCGATTACCATGGGGATGTGGATCGGAGGAGACCGTGATGGAAATCCTTTTGTAACAGCGGAAACTCTCAATAAATCAGCCTTGACTCAGTGTGAAGTCATCATGAACTACTATGATGAAAAGATTTATAATCTTTATCGTGAATTTTCACTGTCAACCAGCATCGTGAATGTCAGCGACAAGGTTCGTGAGATGGCGCTGAAGTCACAAGATAACTCCATTTACCGTGAAAAAGAACTCTATCGTCGTGCTCTTTTTGACATTCAAGCTAAGATGCAGGCAACTAAGGCTTATCTCATTGAAGACAAGGAACTTCAGCCTAGATATGCCACTGCAGATGAATTTTATCAAGATTTGTTGGCCATTCGGGACTCTCTCCTTGAAAACAAAGGGGAATACCTGATTTCTGGAGAATTTGTCGAGTTGATGCAAGCTGTCGAAATCTTTGGCTTCTACCTTGCCTCTATTGACATGCGCCAGGATTCTAGCGTTCACGAAGCCTGTGTGGCTGAATTGTTAGCATCCGCAGGAATCAACGACCACTATAGCGATCTGTCTGAAGACGAAAAATGTGCCCTCCTCTTAAAAGAGTTGGAAGAAGATCCTCGTATCCTCTCAGCGACTCATGCTGAAAAGTCAGAACTGCTTGAAAAAGAACTCTCTATCTTTAAAACTGCGCGCAAGTTGAAGGATAAACTGGGTGAAAATGTTATTCGTCAAACCATCATTTCTCATGCAACCAGTGTATCCGATATGTTAGAGCTAGCCATTATGCTTAAGGAAGTCGGCTTGGTGGATGCCCAAAAAGCCCGCGTTCAGATTGTTCCTCTCTTTGAAACGATTGAAGATTTGGATCACTCAGAAGAAACCATGAGAAGATATTTCTCTCTTCCTTTGGCTAAAAAATGGATTGCTTCAAAAGACAACTACCAAGAAATCATGCTTGGCTATTCTGATAGTAACAAGGACGGAGGATACCTGTCATCATGTTGGACTCTCTATAAAGCGCAACAACAACTGACTGCTATTGGAGATGAATTTGGCGTTAAGGTCACTTTCTTCCACGGTCGTGGTGGTACTGTGGGTCGTGGTGGTGGACCAACTTATGAAGCTATCACATCTCAACCACTCAAGTCTATCAAGGACCGTATCCGTCTGACTGAGCAGGGAGAAGTCATTGGAAACAAATACGGTAACAAAGACGCTGCTTATTACAACCTTGAAATGTTGGTTTCTGCAGCCATTAACCGTATGATTACCAAGAAGAAGAGTGATACCAATACGTCAAATCGTTACGAAGCTATTATGGACCAAGTAGTGGATCGTAGTTATGATATCTATCGTGACTTGGTCTTTGGAAATGAACATTTCTATGACTATTTCTTTGAATCAAGCCCAATCAAGGCTATTTCAAGTTTCAATATCGGTTCGCGTCCAGCAGCTCGTAAGACCATCACAGAAATCGGTGGTTTGCGCGCTATCCCTTGGGTCTTCTCATGGTCACAAAGTCGTGTCATGTTCCCTGGATGGTATGGTGTAGGATCAAGCTTTAAAGAGTTTATTGATCAAGATCCGAAGAATATCGAGTTTCTTCGAGATATGTACCAAAACTGGCCTTTCTTCCAATCTTTGCTTTCCAATGTAGACATGGTCTTGTCCAAGTCTAACATGAACATTGCTTTTGAATATGCCAAACTCTGTGAAGATGAAGAAGTGCAAGCTATCTACTACACTATTTTAGATGAATGGCAGTTGACCAAGGATGTTATTTTAGCTATCGAAGGTTATGATGAACTCTTAGCAGAAAACTCTTACCTAAAAGACAGCCTAAACTATCGTATGCCTTACTTTAATATCCTTAACTACATCCAGTTGGAGTTGATTAAACGTCAACGTCGCGGCGAATTGTCGGCAGACGAAGAAAAACTGATCCATACAACTATCAACGGAATTGCAACCGGTTTGCGTAATTCAGGCTGA
- a CDS encoding phosphonate ABC transporter ATP-binding protein, whose amino-acid sequence MTAIVELKNATKVITNGFDEEKIILNDVSLEIFEHDFITILGGNGAGKSTLFNTIAGTLPLTSGSIRIMGEDVTHFSPEKRAKYLSRVFQDPKMGTAPRMTVAENLLIAKFRGEKRGLLPRRLSSHREEFQTTIEKVGNGLEKHLDTSIEFLSGGQRQALSLLMATLKRPELLLLDEHTAALDPKTSVALMELTDDFVSKDHLTALMITHHMEDALKYGNRLIVMKEGRIIQDLNKEEKAQMKISDYYQLFE is encoded by the coding sequence ATGACAGCAATTGTAGAATTAAAAAATGCTACCAAAGTCATTACGAATGGCTTTGACGAGGAAAAAATCATTCTAAATGATGTTTCTCTTGAAATTTTCGAACATGATTTCATTACCATCCTAGGTGGAAATGGAGCTGGAAAGTCAACTCTTTTTAACACCATTGCAGGTACCCTACCTTTAACAAGTGGAAGTATCCGTATCATGGGCGAGGACGTGACGCATTTTTCACCTGAAAAGAGGGCTAAGTACTTGTCTCGTGTCTTTCAGGATCCTAAAATGGGTACGGCTCCTCGTATGACGGTGGCGGAAAATCTCTTGATTGCCAAGTTTCGTGGTGAGAAGAGAGGACTCCTTCCTAGAAGACTTTCAAGCCATCGGGAAGAGTTTCAGACAACTATTGAAAAAGTGGGAAATGGTCTTGAGAAACATCTGGACACTTCGATTGAGTTTCTATCAGGCGGTCAACGCCAGGCCTTGAGTCTCTTGATGGCAACCTTGAAGCGGCCAGAGTTGCTCTTGTTGGATGAACACACAGCGGCTCTTGACCCAAAGACCAGTGTTGCCTTGATGGAATTAACAGATGACTTTGTCAGCAAGGATCATCTAACAGCCTTGATGATTACCCACCATATGGAGGATGCGTTGAAGTATGGAAATCGTCTGATTGTCATGAAGGAAGGTCGTATCATCCAAGACCTCAATAAAGAAGAAAAAGCTCAGATGAAAATTTCAGACTACTATCAATTATTTGAATAG
- a CDS encoding aromatic ring hydroxylase, protein MAYTEEQIETIKTRILNALEEVIDPELGIDIVNLGLIYEIRFDGETGHTEIDMTLTTMGCPLADLLTDQIHDAMTDVPEVTNTEVKLVWYPAWTVEKMSRYARIALGIK, encoded by the coding sequence ATGGCTTATACAGAAGAGCAAATTGAAACGATCAAAACACGCATTTTAAATGCTTTGGAAGAAGTCATCGACCCTGAGTTGGGGATTGATATTGTCAACCTAGGTTTGATTTATGAAATTCGTTTTGATGGTGAAACAGGTCACACTGAAATTGATATGACCTTGACAACTATGGGCTGCCCATTGGCTGACCTTTTGACAGACCAGATACACGATGCGATGACAGATGTGCCTGAGGTAACTAATACCGAGGTCAAATTGGTCTGGTATCCAGCTTGGACAGTTGAAAAAATGAGCCGATACGCGCGTATCGCCCTAGGAATTAAATAA
- a CDS encoding peptide ABC transporter substrate-binding protein — MKNKRLIGIVAGLAVLVVASLIYSSMNKPAAKEEQKVAKVGVLQFVSHPSLDLIYQGIQDGLAEEGYKDGQVKIDFMNSEGDQSKVATMSKQLVANGNDVVVGIATPAAQGLASATKDLPVIMAAITDPIGANLVKDLKKPGGNITGVSDHNPAEQQVELIKTLTPNVKTIGALYSSSEDNSKTQVEEFKAYAEKAGLTVETFAVPSTNEIASTVNVMTSKVDAIWVPIDNTIASAFSTVVSSNQTAKKPIYPSATAMVEAGGLASVVVDQHDLGVATGKMIAKVLKGEKPADTPVNVFSTGKSVINKKLAQELGIAIPESVLKEAGQVIE; from the coding sequence ATGAAAAATAAACGTTTGATTGGAATTGTCGCTGGATTAGCAGTATTGGTAGTGGCTAGCTTGATTTATTCATCTATGAACAAGCCTGCAGCTAAGGAAGAGCAAAAGGTCGCTAAGGTTGGTGTCCTTCAATTTGTTAGTCACCCATCCTTGGACTTAATTTACCAAGGGATTCAAGATGGACTAGCTGAAGAAGGCTATAAGGATGGCCAGGTAAAAATCGACTTTATGAACTCTGAAGGAGATCAGAGCAAGGTTGCAACCATGAGTAAACAATTGGTGGCAAATGGAAACGATGTAGTTGTTGGGATTGCAACACCAGCAGCTCAAGGACTCGCTAGTGCTACAAAAGACCTACCTGTTATCATGGCTGCTATTACAGATCCAATCGGTGCTAACTTGGTCAAAGATTTGAAAAAACCAGGTGGAAACATCACGGGGGTATCAGACCACAACCCAGCTGAACAACAAGTAGAGTTGATTAAAACCCTGACACCAAATGTCAAAACAATCGGCGCTCTCTACTCAAGCAGCGAAGATAACTCAAAAACACAGGTAGAAGAATTCAAGGCTTATGCTGAAAAAGCAGGTTTGACAGTCGAAACATTTGCCGTTCCTTCAACAAATGAAATTGCTTCAACAGTCAATGTTATGACAAGCAAGGTCGATGCAATTTGGGTTCCAATTGACAACACCATCGCATCAGCCTTCTCAACAGTTGTTTCAAGCAACCAAACAGCTAAAAAGCCAATCTACCCAAGTGCCACTGCCATGGTAGAAGCAGGTGGATTAGCATCTGTAGTAGTTGACCAACACGATCTTGGAGTGGCTACTGGTAAAATGATTGCCAAAGTATTGAAAGGTGAAAAACCAGCTGATACGCCAGTTAATGTCTTTTCAACTGGTAAGTCAGTGATTAACAAAAAACTAGCGCAGGAACTTGGTATCGCCATTCCTGAGTCCGTTCTAAAAGAAGCAGGACAAGTGATTGAATAA
- a CDS encoding cell division protein FtsW has translation MKISKRHLLNYSILIPYFLLSILGLIVVYSTTSATLIEEGKSAFQLVRNQGIFWIASLILIALIYKLKLGFLRNGRLIFIVMIVEMVLLALARLVGTPVNGAYGWISVGPVTIQPAEYLKIIIIWYLAHRFSKQQDEIAVYDFQVLTQNQWLPRAFNDWRFVLLVLIGSLGIFPDLGNATILVLVALIMYTVSGIAYRWFSTILALLAGSSMLVLSVIRFVGVEKFSQIPVFGYVAKRFSAFFNPFNDLAGAGHQLANSYYAMVNGGWFGLGLGNSIEKRGYLPEAHTDFVFSIVIEEFGFVGASMILALLFFLILRIILVGIRAKDPFNSMVAIGVGGMILVQVFVNIGGISGLIPSTGVTFPFLSQGGNSLLVLSVAIALVLNIDASEKRAKLIREYENQTDESL, from the coding sequence ATGAAAATTAGTAAAAGGCACCTACTAAACTATTCCATTTTGATTCCTTACTTCCTTTTATCGATTTTGGGGCTGATTGTAGTGTACTCAACAACGAGTGCAACCTTGATCGAAGAAGGAAAAAGTGCCTTTCAATTGGTGCGTAACCAGGGGATCTTCTGGATAGCTAGTTTGATTCTGATTGCCTTAATCTATAAATTAAAATTAGGTTTCCTAAGAAATGGACGTCTTATTTTTATCGTAATGATTGTGGAGATGGTTCTTTTAGCTCTGGCGCGACTGGTCGGAACACCTGTCAATGGAGCATACGGATGGATCTCTGTAGGACCTGTAACGATTCAGCCTGCGGAATACCTTAAGATTATCATCATCTGGTACCTGGCACATCGATTTTCAAAACAACAAGATGAGATTGCGGTTTATGACTTCCAGGTTTTGACACAGAATCAGTGGCTACCTCGAGCTTTTAATGACTGGCGTTTTGTTCTGCTGGTTCTGATTGGTAGCCTGGGAATTTTCCCAGACTTGGGAAATGCGACCATCTTGGTCTTGGTGGCGCTCATCATGTATACGGTTAGTGGAATCGCCTATCGTTGGTTCTCGACCATTCTGGCTCTCTTGGCAGGGAGCTCAATGTTAGTCTTGTCTGTCATTCGCTTTGTTGGGGTTGAAAAGTTCTCTCAAATTCCTGTATTTGGTTACGTTGCTAAACGTTTTAGTGCCTTCTTTAATCCCTTTAATGATTTGGCGGGGGCAGGACACCAGCTCGCAAATTCCTACTATGCCATGGTAAATGGAGGCTGGTTCGGACTGGGACTGGGAAATTCTATCGAGAAGCGTGGTTATCTGCCAGAAGCCCATACGGATTTCGTCTTTTCAATCGTTATAGAGGAGTTTGGATTCGTTGGAGCCAGTATGATTTTGGCTCTACTCTTCTTCTTGATTTTGCGAATCATCTTGGTTGGTATTCGAGCAAAGGATCCTTTTAACTCCATGGTTGCTATTGGTGTCGGAGGGATGATCCTTGTTCAGGTCTTTGTCAATATCGGTGGGATTTCAGGGTTGATTCCTTCTACAGGGGTAACCTTCCCCTTCCTTTCACAAGGTGGGAACAGTCTACTGGTATTATCCGTAGCCATCGCGCTTGTACTGAACATTGATGCCAGTGAAAAACGTGCCAAGCTTATCAGAGAATACGAGAATCAAACCGATGAAAGTCTGTAA
- a CDS encoding branched-chain amino acid ABC transporter permease, whose amino-acid sequence MIVSIISQGMVWAILGLGIFMTFRILNFPDMTTEGSFPLGGAVAVTLITQGVNPFLATLAAVGAGCLAGMATGLLYTKGKIPTLLSGILVMTSCHSIMLMIMGRANLGLLGTKQIQDVLPFDSDLNQLLTGLIFVALVIGLMLFFLDTKLGQAYIATGDNPDMSRSFGINTGRMELMGLVLSNGIIALAGALIAQQEGYADVSRGIGVIVVGLASLIIGEVLFKSLTLAERLMTIVVGSIAYQFLVWGVIALGFNTSYLRLYSALILAVCLMIPTFKSKYLKGVKFSK is encoded by the coding sequence ATGATAGTATCCATTATTTCTCAGGGGATGGTCTGGGCGATTTTAGGTTTGGGAATCTTTATGACTTTTCGAATTTTGAATTTCCCTGATATGACTACTGAAGGTTCTTTTCCTCTTGGGGGAGCAGTAGCTGTAACCTTGATAACACAGGGAGTTAACCCATTTTTAGCAACATTAGCCGCAGTAGGAGCGGGCTGTCTAGCTGGAATGGCGACAGGTCTCTTATATACCAAAGGAAAAATCCCAACCCTCTTATCAGGGATTCTGGTCATGACTTCTTGCCATTCCATCATGCTGATGATTATGGGACGTGCCAATCTGGGGCTTCTTGGAACTAAGCAAATCCAGGATGTCTTACCTTTTGATTCAGACCTTAACCAACTCCTGACTGGATTAATCTTTGTAGCTCTTGTTATTGGCCTTATGCTCTTTTTCCTAGATACCAAACTAGGTCAGGCCTACATCGCTACAGGTGACAATCCCGATATGTCTCGTAGCTTTGGTATCAATACAGGACGAATGGAACTTATGGGCTTGGTTCTCTCAAATGGGATTATCGCGCTTGCAGGAGCCTTAATTGCTCAACAAGAAGGATACGCGGATGTTTCTCGAGGAATTGGCGTGATTGTCGTAGGGCTTGCTAGCTTGATTATTGGTGAGGTTTTGTTCAAGAGTTTGACCTTGGCAGAGCGACTCATGACCATCGTTGTAGGGTCTATTGCTTATCAGTTCCTCGTCTGGGGAGTGATTGCTCTTGGGTTTAATACAAGTTATCTTCGTTTGTACAGCGCCTTGATTTTGGCAGTTTGTCTTATGATTCCAACCTTCAAAAGCAAATACCTGAAAGGAGTCAAGTTTAGCAAATGA
- a CDS encoding RNA polymerase sigma factor RpoD — translation MATKQKEVTTFDVQVADFIRNHKKTGTATDDEINSSLVIPFTLDADGIEDLLQRIQDAGISITDNEGNPSARVLSAEEEPELSDEDLIGSTSAKVNDPVRMYLKEIGVVPLLTNEEEKELALAVEAGDIEAKQRLAEANLRLVVSIAKRYVGRGMQFLDLIQEGNMGLMKAVDKFDYSKGFKFSTYATWWIRQAITRAIADQARTIRIPVHMVETINKLVREQRNLLQELGQDPTPEQIAERMDMTPDKVREILKIAQEPVSLETPIGEEDDSHLGDFIEDEVIENPVDYTTRIVLREQLDEVLDTLTDREENVLRLRFGLDDGKMRTLEDVGKVFNVTRERIRQIEAKALRKLRQPSRSKPLRDFIED, via the coding sequence ATGGCAACAAAACAAAAAGAAGTAACCACATTTGATGTGCAAGTAGCAGACTTTATCCGTAACCACAAAAAAACAGGAACAGCAACAGATGATGAAATCAATTCAAGTCTGGTTATTCCTTTCACCCTCGATGCAGACGGCATTGAAGACCTTTTGCAACGGATCCAGGATGCTGGAATTTCTATCACAGATAATGAAGGAAATCCAAGTGCGCGTGTGCTTAGTGCAGAAGAAGAACCAGAACTCAGTGATGAGGACTTGATTGGCTCAACTTCTGCCAAGGTTAATGACCCTGTCCGTATGTATTTGAAGGAAATCGGGGTCGTTCCTCTCTTGACCAACGAAGAGGAAAAAGAATTGGCCCTAGCAGTTGAGGCTGGTGATATCGAAGCCAAACAACGTCTTGCAGAAGCCAACCTTCGTTTGGTGGTTTCTATTGCTAAGCGCTACGTAGGACGTGGTATGCAATTTCTTGACTTGATCCAAGAAGGAAACATGGGCTTGATGAAGGCTGTTGACAAGTTTGACTATTCAAAAGGATTTAAGTTTTCTACGTATGCAACTTGGTGGATTCGTCAGGCAATCACTCGTGCCATTGCTGACCAGGCCCGCACTATTCGTATCCCTGTCCACATGGTTGAAACCATTAACAAGCTTGTCCGAGAACAGCGTAACCTCCTTCAAGAATTGGGTCAAGATCCGACACCTGAACAAATCGCTGAGCGTATGGATATGACACCTGACAAGGTCCGTGAAATCCTAAAAATCGCCCAAGAACCTGTATCGCTTGAAACACCGATTGGTGAAGAGGACGATAGCCATCTTGGGGACTTTATCGAAGACGAAGTGATTGAAAATCCAGTAGACTACACAACTCGTATCGTTTTGCGTGAGCAGTTGGATGAGGTTTTGGATACTCTTACAGACCGTGAAGAAAACGTCTTGCGCTTGCGCTTCGGTTTGGACGATGGGAAAATGCGTACTCTTGAAGATGTTGGTAAAGTCTTTAACGTGACTCGTGAGCGTATCCGTCAGATCGAGGCCAAGGCTTTGAGAAAATTGCGCCAACCAAGTCGCAGCAAACCCCTTCGTGATTTTATTGAAGACTAA